A single Candidatus Atribacteria bacterium DNA region contains:
- a CDS encoding molybdopterin biosynthesis protein, translated as MKRNIYLSKLSLKEAQEKFYNTLLKYKIAYPLKGELVSTEDSLGRITTESIFAKISSPCCQAAAMDGVVVRASDTYEASESSPIILKINQGFRFINTGNSIPRGFDAVIKIEDINVIGKIASGKLVESEEKEIKIFSAAFPGQHIRNIGEDIVANQLIIPVNYKIRPVDIGALLAGGVNQLFVRRKPRVAVIPTGDELILPGEKISPGKIIEYNSKIIKGLIYEWGGEASIFEIVKDIPQDLKKVIQEANQHNDIVVVIAGSSAGSKDFASEMVKSLGEVIVHGVAIMPGKPTILGIIDNTPFIGLPGYPVSAIISAEQFLKPLIYCQLGLTIKKREEIKVIMAHKVVSHLGDEEFLRVKLGNIDGKVMAYPLSRGAGVVTSLLEADAIIRIPLLKEGVDFGEETRAELLENFNKIKNNIIVTGSHDLILDILKNELQEEFSDYNLVSFNVGSMGGLLALKQKRTHLATSHLLDPESGEYNFPYLKKILPQRELKVLNLTYREQGIMVKRGNPKNIERIDDLVKKDIKFLNRQKGSGTRVLLDYLLKKKGIDPLDIQGYSLEEYTHLMVASAVAEGNVDAGLGILSAAKVFGLDFVPVIKERYDIIIPKEYYSSLKIQKILTIIQSEKFKKKVLSLGGYDLSQCGKVIEA; from the coding sequence TTGAAAAGAAATATTTATTTGAGTAAGCTAAGTTTGAAGGAAGCACAGGAAAAATTTTATAATACTCTATTAAAATATAAAATTGCTTATCCTTTAAAAGGGGAATTGGTTTCTACTGAAGATTCTTTGGGTCGGATTACTACGGAGTCAATTTTTGCTAAGATATCTTCTCCTTGTTGTCAGGCGGCAGCTATGGATGGAGTAGTAGTCAGAGCAAGTGATACTTATGAAGCTTCAGAATCTTCTCCCATTATTTTAAAGATTAATCAAGGTTTTCGTTTTATAAATACTGGTAATTCTATACCTCGAGGTTTTGACGCAGTTATAAAAATTGAAGATATTAATGTAATAGGTAAAATTGCGTCTGGGAAACTTGTAGAATCAGAAGAAAAAGAGATTAAAATATTTTCTGCCGCTTTTCCGGGGCAGCATATCCGAAATATAGGAGAAGATATTGTCGCTAACCAATTAATTATTCCTGTAAATTATAAAATTCGTCCGGTAGATATTGGGGCTTTATTAGCAGGCGGCGTCAATCAACTTTTTGTTCGTAGGAAACCTAGGGTAGCAGTGATTCCTACAGGTGATGAATTGATTCTACCGGGAGAAAAAATTAGCCCTGGTAAAATAATTGAATATAATTCTAAAATAATTAAAGGCTTAATTTATGAGTGGGGAGGAGAGGCAAGCATATTCGAAATAGTGAAAGATATTCCTCAGGATTTAAAAAAAGTTATACAAGAAGCCAATCAGCATAATGATATAGTAGTAGTTATTGCTGGTTCCTCTGCCGGCTCTAAAGATTTTGCTTCTGAGATGGTTAAAAGTTTAGGTGAAGTTATAGTTCACGGAGTAGCTATTATGCCTGGGAAACCGACAATTTTAGGAATCATTGATAATACCCCTTTTATCGGACTTCCTGGCTATCCAGTCTCAGCGATTATCTCCGCTGAACAATTTTTAAAACCTTTAATTTACTGTCAATTAGGTTTGACTATAAAAAAGCGAGAAGAGATTAAAGTAATTATGGCTCACAAAGTAGTGTCTCATTTAGGAGATGAAGAATTCTTAAGAGTAAAATTAGGAAATATAGATGGGAAAGTAATGGCTTATCCTCTTTCCCGGGGAGCGGGAGTCGTTACTTCTTTGTTAGAAGCAGACGCTATAATTCGTATTCCTTTACTTAAAGAAGGAGTAGATTTTGGAGAAGAAACAAGAGCTGAGCTTTTAGAAAATTTTAATAAAATAAAAAATAATATCATTGTAACCGGGAGTCATGATTTAATTTTGGATATTCTAAAGAATGAATTACAAGAAGAATTTTCCGATTATAATTTAGTCTCCTTTAATGTTGGCAGTATGGGAGGGTTATTAGCCTTAAAACAAAAAAGAACTCACCTTGCTACATCTCATCTATTGGATCCAGAGAGCGGAGAATATAATTTCCCCTATCTAAAAAAGATACTCCCTCAGAGAGAATTAAAAGTGCTGAATCTAACCTACCGAGAACAAGGAATAATGGTAAAAAGAGGAAATCCAAAAAACATTGAAAGAATAGATGATTTGGTAAAAAAGGATATAAAATTTCTTAATAGGCAGAAAGGATCAGGAACCAGAGTTTTATTGGATTATCTATTAAAAAAGAAAGGTATTGATCCTTTGGATATTCAAGGCTATTCTCTGGAAGAGTATACCCATTTAATGGTAGCGTCTGCAGTAGCGGAGGGAAATGTGGATGCTGGTTTAGGAATTTTATCTGCTGCCAAAGTATTTGGTTTAGATTTTGTGCCAGTGATAAAGGAGAGGTATGATATAATTATACCAAAAGAATATTATTCTTCATTAAAGATTCAGAAAATATTAACGATCATTCAATCAGAAAAATTTAAAAAAAAAGTTTTAAGTTTAGGAGGGTATGATCTTTCTCAATGCGGAAAGGTGATAGAGGCATGA